The following are encoded in a window of Pseudomonadota bacterium genomic DNA:
- a CDS encoding FAD-binding oxidoreductase has protein sequence MSAASDIFAPDYKQAPYWWDAVPRPRLGVEPLPQRADVVIVGSGVTGLNAARELARGGRHVVVLDAEDAGHGASTRNMGFVGSALKRSFSDLIKRHGLARAKAYYTEAREAFESVSRTVQAEKIDCHYRPCGRVFLARSRRQLETIVDEYTLKQEHLDQRFEVLDRGALADEFNGSEDFVGAVYIPDLGSFHPGMYHAGLLDRAMESGAEVHPHTKVDAIGKPDGDGWLDIETSRGRIRARNAVVATNGYTRADLNWLRPRLIPFHAFAMATEELSENQLDTLMPNRRTYLDSNFNTTAIQVAPDGRRILMSGLTGTEERTAEAKARKLRQTFIDVFPQLGDIQLGRFWSGWCSAPVDRLPKLIHHQGVYYATGYSFVGMPMGTYLGHKAAWQILRLEKGQTIFGDRTFPNLSVFTNNNWFVPIAMSMYDLHDRWLNR, from the coding sequence ATGAGCGCCGCGTCGGATATCTTCGCGCCGGATTACAAGCAGGCGCCTTATTGGTGGGACGCGGTTCCACGGCCTCGGCTTGGCGTCGAACCCCTGCCCCAACGCGCCGATGTCGTCATTGTCGGTTCGGGCGTCACCGGCTTGAACGCCGCCCGCGAACTCGCGCGCGGCGGCCGCCACGTCGTCGTCCTGGACGCTGAAGACGCCGGCCATGGCGCCAGCACCCGCAACATGGGTTTTGTCGGAAGCGCGCTGAAACGCAGTTTCAGCGATTTGATCAAGCGCCACGGCCTGGCGAGGGCCAAGGCCTACTACACCGAAGCGCGCGAGGCGTTCGAGAGCGTGAGCCGAACGGTTCAGGCCGAAAAGATCGACTGCCATTACCGCCCGTGCGGCAGGGTCTTCCTCGCCCGCTCGCGGCGCCAGCTCGAGACCATCGTAGACGAATACACGTTGAAGCAGGAACACCTCGATCAACGTTTCGAGGTCCTGGACCGCGGCGCGTTGGCAGACGAGTTCAACGGGTCCGAGGATTTTGTCGGCGCCGTCTACATACCGGACCTCGGCAGCTTCCATCCCGGCATGTATCACGCGGGTTTGCTTGACCGCGCCATGGAAAGCGGCGCCGAGGTGCATCCCCACACCAAGGTCGACGCGATCGGCAAACCGGATGGCGACGGTTGGCTTGACATCGAGACATCGCGCGGGCGGATACGCGCACGCAACGCGGTTGTGGCGACAAACGGCTACACGCGCGCGGACCTCAACTGGCTTCGCCCGCGCCTGATCCCGTTTCACGCTTTCGCGATGGCGACGGAGGAACTGAGCGAGAATCAACTCGATACGCTAATGCCCAATCGGCGCACTTATTTGGATTCGAACTTCAATACCACGGCGATCCAGGTCGCGCCCGATGGCCGGCGCATCTTGATGTCAGGCTTGACCGGTACGGAAGAAAGGACCGCGGAAGCCAAGGCGCGAAAGCTGCGCCAGACGTTCATCGATGTGTTTCCGCAGCTCGGCGATATCCAGCTTGGCCGTTTCTGGAGCGGATGGTGCTCGGCACCTGTCGATCGCCTGCCGAAGCTGATCCATCACCAGGGCGTCTACTACGCGACCGGCTATTCCTTTGTCGGCATGCCCATGGGAACCTATCTGGGCCATAAAGCCGCTTGGCAAATCCTGAGGCTGGAGAAGGGCCAGACGATATTTGGCGACCGCACCTTCCCGAACCTCTCCGTCTTCACCAACAACAACTGGTTTGTGCCGATTGCCATGTCCATGTACGACCTTCACGACCGCTGGTTAAACCGTTAG
- a CDS encoding ectoine synthase — protein MFVSTLDDLERLGRIKFPSDASFRSARFLTAADGMGFSYNENRVKGGTDLNVWLKHHWEANYIVSGRGEVTDLTRGEAWPLEAGVLYVVGPNDRHRLYFTEDECHVSIFCPPLTGNERFDSDGSYEASGPIEKTDRRMFVKRVDEMRQAEGEMVVADGLVRIQRMLTKADGVGFGFSDVRLDAGAELTHWYKHHRQANHILSGSGDVTDMTTGQTWVLGPNMSYNVGPEDRHHLRVDTDMHLLSIVCPPLVGDEQYDQDGGLPASVSV, from the coding sequence GTGTTTGTCAGCACCCTTGACGACCTTGAAAGACTAGGGCGCATCAAGTTCCCATCTGATGCTTCGTTTCGTTCGGCCCGGTTCCTGACTGCCGCTGACGGCATGGGGTTTTCCTATAACGAGAACCGGGTCAAGGGCGGCACCGACTTGAATGTCTGGCTCAAGCATCACTGGGAAGCCAACTACATCGTTTCCGGCCGAGGCGAGGTTACGGATTTAACGCGGGGCGAGGCGTGGCCGCTTGAGGCGGGTGTCCTCTATGTTGTCGGCCCCAATGACCGGCATCGACTTTACTTCACCGAAGACGAATGCCACGTCAGCATCTTCTGTCCGCCGCTGACCGGCAATGAGCGGTTCGACAGTGACGGATCCTATGAGGCCAGCGGTCCGATAGAAAAGACCGACCGGCGCATGTTCGTCAAACGTGTCGACGAGATGCGCCAGGCCGAAGGGGAGATGGTCGTGGCTGATGGCCTTGTGCGTATCCAACGCATGCTGACCAAGGCCGATGGCGTCGGCTTCGGTTTCTCCGATGTGCGCCTCGACGCCGGCGCCGAGCTCACGCACTGGTACAAGCACCATCGCCAAGCGAACCACATTCTCTCTGGTTCCGGCGATGTGACGGATATGACGACCGGGCAGACCTGGGTCCTTGGTCCCAACATGTCCTACAACGTAGGGCCTGAAGACCGGCATCATCTTCGCGTCGACACCGACATGCATCTCTT